Proteins encoded by one window of Apus apus isolate bApuApu2 chromosome 17, bApuApu2.pri.cur, whole genome shotgun sequence:
- the PRPSAP1 gene encoding phosphoribosyl pyrophosphate synthase-associated protein 1 isoform X2 — protein sequence MNAARSGYRVFSANSTAACTELAKRITERLGAELGKSVVYQETNGETRVEIKESVRGQDIFIIQTIPRDVNTAVMELLIMAYALKTSCARNIIGVIPYFPYSKQSKMRKRGSIVCKLLASMLAKAGLTHIITMDLHQKEIQGFFSFPVDNLRASPFLLQYIQEEIPDYRNAIIVAKSPDAAKRAQSYAERLRLGLAVIHGEAQCTEQDMDDGRHSPPMVKNATVHPGLELPLMMAKEKPPITVVGDVGGRIAIIVDDIIDDVESFVAAAEILKERGAYKIFVMATHGLLSADAPRLIEESSIDEVVVTNTVPHEVQKLQCPKIKTVDISLILSEAIRRIHNGESMAYLFRNITVDD from the exons gcgtcttggtgctgagctggggaaaTCTGTGGTGTACCAGGAAACCAATGGAG AAACAAGAGTTGAAATCAAAGAATCAGTCCGGGGACAGGATATCTTCATTATACAGACAATCCCCAG AGATGTAAATACTGCTGTGATGGAGCTGCTCATAATGGCATATGCCCTGAAGACATCTTGTGCCAGGAACATCATTGGGGTCATCCCTTACTTCCCCTACAGCAAACAGAGCAAAATGAGGAAGAGGGGCTCTATAGTCTGCAAGCTATTGGCTTCCATGCTGGCCAAGGCAG gtTTAACACACATTATTACTATGGACCTTCATCAAAAGGAAATTCaaggtttcttcagcttcccaGTAGACAACCTGAGAGCATCCCCTTTCTTGCTGCAGTATATACAGGAAGAA ATTCCAGATTACAGAAATGCAATTATTGTAGCCAAATCTCCGGATGCAGCTAAAAG GGCTCAGTCTTACGCTGAGAGGCtgaggctggggctggcagtgATCCATGGAGAGGCTCAGTGCACAGAGCAGGACATGGACGACGGACGCCACTCCCCTCCGATGGTCAAAAATGCAACTGTGCATCCTGGCCTGGAGCTGCCAT TGATGATGGCCAAGGAGAAACCACCAATAACTGTGGTTGGAGACGTTGGAGGAAGAATTGCCATCATTGTG gATGACATCATTGATGATGTGGAAAGCTTTGTAGCTGCTGCCGAGATCCTGAAAGAGCGTGGAGCCTACAAGATTTTTGTGATGGCCACTCATGGGCTCCTGTCAGCAGATGCCCCCCGGCTGATAGAGGAGTCCTCCATTGATGAG GTGGTAGTAACCAACACAGTTCCTCACGAGGTCCAGAAGCTGCAGTGCCCCAAGATAAAGACTGTGGATATCAGTTTGATCCTCTCTGAAGCCATCCGACGGATCCACAACGGGGAGTCCATGGCTTATCTGTTCCGCAACATCACCGTGGATGACTAG
- the PRPSAP1 gene encoding phosphoribosyl pyrophosphate synthase-associated protein 1 isoform X3, which translates to MELLIMAYALKTSCARNIIGVIPYFPYSKQSKMRKRGSIVCKLLASMLAKAGLTHIITMDLHQKEIQGFFSFPVDNLRASPFLLQYIQEEIPDYRNAIIVAKSPDAAKRAQSYAERLRLGLAVIHGEAQCTEQDMDDGRHSPPMVKNATVHPGLELPLMMAKEKPPITVVGDVGGRIAIIVDDIIDDVESFVAAAEILKERGAYKIFVMATHGLLSADAPRLIEESSIDEVVVTNTVPHEVQKLQCPKIKTVDISLILSEAIRRIHNGESMAYLFRNITVDD; encoded by the exons ATGGAGCTGCTCATAATGGCATATGCCCTGAAGACATCTTGTGCCAGGAACATCATTGGGGTCATCCCTTACTTCCCCTACAGCAAACAGAGCAAAATGAGGAAGAGGGGCTCTATAGTCTGCAAGCTATTGGCTTCCATGCTGGCCAAGGCAG gtTTAACACACATTATTACTATGGACCTTCATCAAAAGGAAATTCaaggtttcttcagcttcccaGTAGACAACCTGAGAGCATCCCCTTTCTTGCTGCAGTATATACAGGAAGAA ATTCCAGATTACAGAAATGCAATTATTGTAGCCAAATCTCCGGATGCAGCTAAAAG GGCTCAGTCTTACGCTGAGAGGCtgaggctggggctggcagtgATCCATGGAGAGGCTCAGTGCACAGAGCAGGACATGGACGACGGACGCCACTCCCCTCCGATGGTCAAAAATGCAACTGTGCATCCTGGCCTGGAGCTGCCAT TGATGATGGCCAAGGAGAAACCACCAATAACTGTGGTTGGAGACGTTGGAGGAAGAATTGCCATCATTGTG gATGACATCATTGATGATGTGGAAAGCTTTGTAGCTGCTGCCGAGATCCTGAAAGAGCGTGGAGCCTACAAGATTTTTGTGATGGCCACTCATGGGCTCCTGTCAGCAGATGCCCCCCGGCTGATAGAGGAGTCCTCCATTGATGAG GTGGTAGTAACCAACACAGTTCCTCACGAGGTCCAGAAGCTGCAGTGCCCCAAGATAAAGACTGTGGATATCAGTTTGATCCTCTCTGAAGCCATCCGACGGATCCACAACGGGGAGTCCATGGCTTATCTGTTCCGCAACATCACCGTGGATGACTAG
- the QRICH2 gene encoding glutamine-rich protein 2, translated as MASLSLAQMLDLAIGTPEVGALNLRALHRLLLVMLGHLGMRDLPAQEPGHSPTAGSAQVTSTVTSGGQRKEKIEEKGSSISKDNPVSQDLLQDIDRMKAEQARMAEKVQVIVEALGLQDSGTQCAPTEPTVLDMDTQCGDTLGTTTLAVSPGTQATTPGMQPRTPSTLAATLGVQPVFPGTQANTTETQLGSPSTEAVMPVTQPKSPSLKTTTLGMQPGTPDTQSTTPETQPGYPGTQTPTSGMQPGSPSSQATTPEMQPGSPSTQTTIPEMQLGSPSTQATIPEMQPGSPSTQATIPEMQPGSPSTQATIPEMQPGSPSTQATIPEMQPGSPSTQATIPEMQSGTSSTQTTIPGVQPIPPRTQRDRAGVQLSPPHTKPSLPGTENIPTEATPDALETQVILDQVRQLGHLYTVLKEEVAQLEATKADQAELENLCLLFSEGDQEISNILTSLQGQVSSLQSLASDLQGQKEKIKQLEEVIGKLGAAGSEWSVDVSDQITRQLGSKLQELKQELGEQQDMTKAALEQVVTKTAEQLQQQLDKLPVMVESTGQQQAEGQAVCPVCSTDTGTQLGHLQSYKRLQELMDSLMSQQAAGKVSRQLPGRSQQDEEQLKNIQVSIVELQRDGKELSSATRSLMDELQQQEKHLKALSQCVERLQKEKADKEDLVLAMDKKADRAALAGTVSHSLLEATVERLEERIREVQSQRTGVEQGWLQSQPQLRELMDSKLDRLELVPFRQQLQEHGKIILEQLKERARVPEAAEAAAMKRKLLVRFHCLSCDRPCSVTVPGPHVVAVPSLPSLSPCLAGCPQIHLKQEPTQQHRTLRLM; from the exons ATGGCCTCGCTCAGCCTGGCTCAGATGCTGGATCTGGCCATCGGGACGCCCGAGGTTGGGGCCCTCAACTTGCGGGCCCTGCACCggctgctgctggtgatgctggGACACCTGGGCATGCGGGACCTGCCAGCTCAGGAGCCGGGGCACAGCCCGACTGCCGGCAGCGCCCAGGTCACCTCTACAGTCACCAGCGGGGgccagaggaaggagaagattGAAGAGAAGGGGAGCAGCATCTCCAAG GACAACCCTGTGTCCCAGGATCTCCTCCAGGACATTGACAGGATGAAGGCAGAGCAGGCCCGCATGGCAGAGAAGGTGCAGGTGATCGTGGAGGCACTTGGCTTG caggaCAGTGGGACCCAGTGTGCCCCCACCGAGCCCACAGTGTTGGACATGGACACCCAGTGTGGGGACACCCTGGGGACCACCACCCTGGCAGTGTCCCCTGGCACTCAGGCCACCACTCCAGGGATGCAGCCAAGGacccccagcaccctggctgCTACCTTAGGAGTACAGCCAGTGTTCCCAGGCACCCAGGCAAACACCACAGAGACACAGCTAGGGTCACCCAGCACTGAGGCTGTCATGCCAGTGACACAGCCAAAGTCCCCCAGCCTCAAGACCACCACTCTAGGAATGCAGCCAGGGACCCCTGACACACAGAGCACCACCCCAGAGACACAGCCAGGGTACCCTGGCACCCAGACCCCCACTTCAGGAATGCAGCCAGGATcccccagcagccaggccaCCACCCCAGAGATGCAGCCAGGATCCCCCAGCACCCAGACCACCATCccagagatgcagttaggatCCCCCAGCACCCAGGCCACCATCCCAGAGATGCAGCCAGGATCCCCCAGCACCCAGGCCACCATCCCAGAGATGCAGCCAGGATCCCCCAGCACCCAGGCCACCATCCCAGAGATGCAGCCAGGATCCCCCAGCACCCAGGCCACCATCCCAGAGATGCAGCCAGGATCCCCCAGCACCCAGGCCACCATCCCAGAGATGCAATCTGGGACCTCCAGCACCCAGACCACAATTCCAGGGGTGCAACCAATACCTCCAAGGACTCAAAGAGACAGAGCAGGGGTTCAGCTAAGCCCCCCCCACACGaagcccagccttcctggcACTGAGAATATCCCCACTGAGGCCACCCCTGATGCTCTGGAGACACAGGTGATTCTTGACCAGGTCAGACAGCTTGGCCACCTCTACACTGTCCTGAAGGAGGAGGTGGCCCAGTTGGAAGCCACCAAGGCAGATCAGGCTGAGCTTGAAAATCTGTGCCTGCTCTTCTCAGAGGGAG ACCAGGAGATCTCCAACATCCTGACCTCCCTGCAGGGCCAAGTGTCCTCCCTGCAAAGCCTGGCCAGTGATCTGCAGGGCCAGAAGGAGAAG atCAAACAGCTGGAGGAGGTCATTGGaaagctgggagcagctggatcTGAATGGAGCGTGGATGTCAGTGACCAGATCACTCGGCAACTGGG GTCCAAGCTGCAGGAGCtcaagcaggagctgggagagcagcaggacatgaccaaggctgctctggagcaggTGGTCACCAAGacagctgagcagctccagcagcag ctggacaaGCTGCCAGTGATGGTGgagagcacagggcagcagcaggcagaggggcaggcagtGTGCCCAGTGTGCAGCACAGACACGGGCACACAGCTGGGGCATCTCCAGAGCTACAAGAGGCTCCAGGAGCTGATGGACTCCTTGATGTCACAGCAGGCAGCGGGGAAGGTGTCaaggcagctgccagggaggagCCAG CAGgacgaggagcagctgaagaacATCCAGGTCAGCATCGTGGAGCTGCAGAGGGATGGCAAGGAGCTCAGCTCGGCCACCAGAAGCCTCATGGAtgagcttcagcagcaggagaaacatCTCAAG GCTCTGTCCCAGTGTgtggagaggctgcagaaggagaaagcagacaAGGAGGACCTGGTGCTGGCAATGGATAAG AAAGCAGacagagctgccctggctggcaCAGTCAGCCACAGCCTGTTGGAGGCCACggtggagaggctggaggagaggaTCCGGGAGGTGCAGAGCCAGAGAACAGGcgtggagcagggctggctccagtCCCAGCCACAGCTCAGGGAGCTGATGGACTCCAAG CTGGACCGCCTGGAGCTGGTGCCTTTCCGGCAGCAGTTGCAGGAGCACGGGAAGATCAtcctggagcagctgaaggagagggCGCGGGTGCCAGAGGCCGCGGAGGCTGCCGCGATGAAGAG GAAGCTGCTGGTCCGTTTCCACTGCCTGTCCTGTGACCGGCCCTGCAGCGTGACGGTGCCCGGCCC GCACGTTGTGGCCGTCCCGTCCCTGCCATCACTGTCCCCCTGCCTGGCCGGGTGCCCTCAGATCCACCTCAAGCAGGAGCCaacccagcagcacag GACGCTGAGGCTGATGTGA
- the UBALD2 gene encoding UBA-like domain-containing protein 2 isoform X2, whose translation MSVNMEELRHQVMINQFVLAAGCAADQAKQLLQAAHWQFEMCTPSNTPATPPNFPDALAMFSKLRTSESLQSNNSPIPSMACSPPGSFSPFWASSPPNHQPTWLPPSSPTTHGLHHHLHHPQPAWPPTPPPAAPPQKAMATMDGQR comes from the exons atgTCGGTGAACATGGAGGAGCTGCGGCACCAGGTGATGATCAACCAGTTCGTGCTGGCGGCCGGGTGCGCCGCCGACCAggccaagcagctgctgcaggcgGCGCACTGGCAGTTCGAG ATGTGCACCCCCAGCAACACACCGGCCACGCCGCCCAACTTCCCGGATGCTCTGGCCATGTTCTCCAAGCTGAGGACCTCCGAGAGCCTGCAGAGCAACAACAGCCCCATCCCTTCCATGGCCTGCTCCCCCCCGGGGAGTTTCAGCCCTTTCTGGGCTTCCTCACCCCCCAACCACCAGCCCACCTGGCTCCCCCCTTCCTCACCCACCACCCACGGCCTCCACCACCACCTGCACCACCCACAGCCTGCCtggccccccacccccccacctgCTGCCCCCCCACAGAAAGCCATGGCCACCATGGACGGCCAGAGATAA
- the UBALD2 gene encoding UBA-like domain-containing protein 2 isoform X1 — translation MSVNMEELRHQVMINQFVLAAGCAADQAKQLLQAAHWQFETALSAFFQETNIPSTHHPPQMMCTPSNTPATPPNFPDALAMFSKLRTSESLQSNNSPIPSMACSPPGSFSPFWASSPPNHQPTWLPPSSPTTHGLHHHLHHPQPAWPPTPPPAAPPQKAMATMDGQR, via the exons atgTCGGTGAACATGGAGGAGCTGCGGCACCAGGTGATGATCAACCAGTTCGTGCTGGCGGCCGGGTGCGCCGCCGACCAggccaagcagctgctgcaggcgGCGCACTGGCAGTTCGAG ACCGCCCTGAGCGCCTTCTTCCAGGAGACCAAcatccccagcacccaccacccccCGCAGATG ATGTGCACCCCCAGCAACACACCGGCCACGCCGCCCAACTTCCCGGATGCTCTGGCCATGTTCTCCAAGCTGAGGACCTCCGAGAGCCTGCAGAGCAACAACAGCCCCATCCCTTCCATGGCCTGCTCCCCCCCGGGGAGTTTCAGCCCTTTCTGGGCTTCCTCACCCCCCAACCACCAGCCCACCTGGCTCCCCCCTTCCTCACCCACCACCCACGGCCTCCACCACCACCTGCACCACCCACAGCCTGCCtggccccccacccccccacctgCTGCCCCCCCACAGAAAGCCATGGCCACCATGGACGGCCAGAGATAA